The sequence TCGCGGTCAACCTGCTTGGCCACAGCCACAAGGGGCTGATCGGCGCGATCCAGCGGCAGGCCGAGCAGTTGATGCACGTGTCCAACCTGTATGGCAGCCCCCAGGGCGAACATCTGGCGCAGCGGCTGGTGAACCTGACCTTTGCAGATACGGTGTTCTTCACCAATTCGGGCGCCGAGGCGGTTGAGGCCGCGATCAAGACTGCGCGCGCCTATCACCAGCACGAGGATGGCGATGCGAATCGCACCGATCTGATAACCTTCACGATGGCATTTCATGGCCGCACGATGGCCACGATCAGTGCCTCGAATCAGTCGAAGATGCACCAGGGGTTCAAGCCGCTCCTCGAAGGTTTCCAATATTGCGAGTTCGACGATCTGGAAGCGGTCAAGGCGCTGATCGGACCGAAAACCGCCGGTTTCCTGATAGAGCCGATCCAGGGCGAAGGCGGCATTCGCCCCGCCAGCCAGGAATTCATGCAGGGGCTGCGCGCGCTCGCGGACGAGCACGATCTGATGCTGGTGCTGGACGAGGTGCAATGCGGCGTCGCGCGCACCGGGAAGTTCTACGCCCACGAACATTACGGGATCGAGCCCGATATTCTCGCCAGTGCCAAGGGGATCGGCGGCGGCTTTCCGTTCGGCGCTTGCCTGGCAACTGAAAAGGCCGCGCGCGGCATGGGATTCGGCACGCATGGTTCGACCTATGGCGGCAATCCGCTGGCGATGGCCGCGGGCGAGGCCGTGCTGGACGCGGTCGGTAATGACGAATTCCTCGCCGAAGTCACCGAGAAGGGCGAACGGATCCGCTCGCGGCTGGAACAGTTTATCGGCAATTACCCCGACCTGTTCGAACTGGTGCGCGGCACGGGATTGATGCTGGGCATCAAGATGAAGGTGGAAAGCCGCCCCTTTTTCGTCCATTTGCGCGAAAATCACCAGCTGCTCACCGTGGCGGCGGGCGACAACACGTTGCGCGTGCTGCCCCCGCTGGTGGTCGGCGATGCGGAAATCGACGAGTTTTTCGACAAGCTGTCTGCCGGCGCGGCGAGCTACATCGTGCCCGGTCCCGCATGACCGATTTGCGGCATTTCATCGACCTATCCGATGCGGGTGCGGATGGGCTCGCGGCGATCCTCGACGAGGCCTATGCGCGCAAGCAGGCCCGCGCCGGTTGGCCCAAGGGCAAGGTCGATACCGATCGGCCGCTTGACGGCCGGGTGCTCGCGATGATCTTCGAAAAAAGCTCGACCCGCACGCGGGTCAGCTTCGACATGGCGATGCGCCAGCTCGGCGGGAGTGCGCTGATCCTCGATTCGGGAACTACGCAATTGGGCCGCGGCGAAAGCATTGCCGATACGGCGCGCGTGCTCAGCCGGATGGTGGATGCGATCATGATCCGCACGGACGACCATGCAAAGGCGCAGGAGTTGGCGCGCCATGCCAGCGTGCCGGTGATCAACGGGCTGACCGACCGCTCGCATCCATGCCAGATCGCTGCGGATCTGCAGACGATCCTCGAGCAGGGCAAGACGCTCCCCGGGCTGGAGCTTGGCTGGTTTGGCGATGGGAACAACGTCCTGCACTCGGTTCTGGAGGCAGCGGGCCTGTTCAAGTTCAACGTGCGTGTAGCCACGCCCACGGGGTTCGAGCCGGACGCCGAATTCGTCGAGATGGCACGCTCCGGCGGCGCACGGATCACGCTCACCGACAATGCGGCCACGGCTGCGGCCGGGGCCGATGTGCTGGTAACCGATACCTGGGTTTCGATGGGGCAGGAAAACGTCGCTAGCAAACTAGCCGCGATGGAACCATTCCGGGTCGACGAGGCGCTGATGGCGGTGGCCGGGCCGGAGGCGATATTCCTTCATTGCCTGCCCGCACATGTCGGCGACGAGGTGAGCGAGGCGGTATTCGAAGGGCCCCAGTCACGCGTGTTCGACGAAGCGGAAAACCGTATCCATGCGCAAAAGGCCATTCTGCGCTGGTGTTTCGGCCAGATCGGCTGAAGCTTTGCGGGGCTTATCAAGCGCCCCGGCGATCACCATGTTTCCACGATGACCGAGACTACCCAAACCCGCGAGTCTGGCGAAACTGCCGAGACCTACGCCGATAATGTCCTCAGCTTCACCCTGCCCGCACGCAATGCACGCGGCCGGGTGGTGCGGCTGGACCGGTTGGTGGACGAGATCCTGGCGGCGCATGATTACCCGCCCGCCATCACGCATTTGCTGGCCGAAGCACTGGTGCTGGCTGCGCTTCTGGGCAGTTTGCAGAAAGCGGATGGCGCGCAGATGACGATGCAGGCGCAGACCCGGGGTGGCATCGTCAAGCTGCTGGTCTGCGATTACCGCGAGGGAGAGCTGCGCGGCTATGTCGATTTCGACCAAAATCGCTTGGCGGACCTAGGCGCGAACCCGCCGCTCGCCGCCTTGTTCGGGGAAGGTTATCTCGCAATTACCTTCGACCGTGCTGAAAAGGGTGGCCGTTATCAAGGGATCGTGCCGCTCGAGGGCGAAACCCTGGCGGCGGCATGCCAATCCTATTTCATGCAATCGGAGCAAGTGCCGACGCTTATCAGAGTGGCTGTGGCGAGCGGGGATGGAGGATGCCAAGCCGGCGGCCTGCTGGTCCAACACTTGGCCGAAGGCGAAGAAGGCCGTGAGCGGCTGCACACCAAGATCGACCACCCTGAATGGGAACATGTCGCGGTGCTGGCGGGATCAACCAGCCATGACGAGTTGCTGGACAGCGAATTGTCGCTGGAAGCCATCGTATGGCGGCTGTTTCACGAGGAGAATGAGGTCAGGGTTCAGCAGCCAGTCGGCCTGATCAGGGGGTGCCGCTGCACGCTTTCGCATTATGAGGATGTGATTGCCCGCTTCGCGCCTGCCGAACGTGATGAAATGCGCAAGGAAGCGGGTGCCATCGTGGTCGATTGTGCGTTCTGCTCACGCGAATTCACGCTCGCAGCGTGATTTCGGTCACCGACGCAGATTTGTCGCTAGGGGCAAACCGGCCTATATTCCGCCGAGTTTCTTGGGAGTAGCACGATGAAGCCGTACAAACCGAGCATTGTGGGTCTGGCTGCCGTCGCAGCCATAACCGCGCTCGGCGCAGCAACTTTTCCTGTCTTGGCCCAGACCAAGGGGCTGACCATGCTGGATGGGTTAAGCAAGGGCGAGTGGATCGTGCGCGAGCGGGGCAGCGACACCGTGCGCCGTATATGCGTGCGCACAGGGCGCGAATTGATCCAGCTACGCCATCGCCAAAACGGCTGTAACCGCTTCGTCGTAGAGGACGGGGCGAGCGAAGTGACGGTACAATATGCGTGTTCGGGCAACGGTTATGGCCGCACCAGCCTTCGCCGTGAAACTTCCGGGCTGGTGCAAATCCAGAGCCAGGGGATCGCGGATAGTTTGCCATTCGAACTGACGGCGGAAGCGCGCCGGGTCGGAAACTGCCGCTGATTTGACGAACAGGCCATTGCCCTGAAGCATAATCCAGCCTAGCCGAATGGTGATGGCACCAAGCGCGACTACAGACCAGAAGCCGGCGGTCGTGCTGCTTTCGGGCGGTCTCGATTCGATGGTGACTGCCGCCTTGGCGCGCGAACAGGGGTTTGCGCTGCAAGCGCTGACGATCGATTACAACCAGCGGCATCGCCGGGAGCTGACCGCTGCCAACCTCATCGCGGAAAAGCTGGGGGCGGCGCGTCACGTGATCCTGCCGCTCGATCTCTCACGATTCGGCGGATCGGCGCTGACCGACGATATTGCCGTGCCCAAAGGCGGCGTCGGTGACGATATTCCGGTGACGTATGTGCCCGCGCGCAACCTGGTGTTCCTGGCCTTAACCGCCGCTTTTGCCGAGGCCAGCGGATCGAGCGACATTTTCATCGGGGTGAACGCGCTCGATTATTCCGGCTATCCCGATTGCCGCCCCGAGTTCATCGCGAGTTTCGCAGAAACGGCCCGGCTCGGTACCAAGGCGGGTATCGAGGGGGCGCCGTTCACGATCCATGCACCATTGCAGATGCTTGGTAAGGCAGATATTGCGAAGGAAACCATGCGTTTAGGGCTGGATCCATCGTGGAGCTGGTCTTGCTATGACCCCGATCCATCGGGAATAGCTTGCGGCCTGTGCGACAGTTGCCGCTTGCGTCGGCAGGGTTTCGAGGATGCGAATATACAAGATGCCACGCTTTACGCGGCGTAGTTATCGATCAGGGAAGAGATAATCGAGTGACCCAGACCAATTCTGAGCCGCAAGCAGGCGCGAATTCGACGCCGGCGATACCCGATCCGAATGCACCCGTGCCGCGCTACAGCTGGTATGCGCTGAGCGTTCTGGTCGTCATCTACATATTGAACTTCATCGACCGCCAGATCCTGTCGATCTTGGCTAACGATATCAAGGCCGATCTGGGCGTCGATGATGCCTATCTCGGATTCCTTTACGGGACCGCTTTTGCAATCTTCTACGCCTTGTTCGGCATTCCGCTCGGCAAGCTGGCGGATAGCTGGAACCGTGTGCGGCTCATGACGGTGGGCCTTACTGTATGGTCGGCGATGACGGCGTTTTCCGGCTTTGCGCAAAATGCCGCGACCTTGACGGTGGCCCGGATCGGAGTCGGCGTGGGCGAGGCGACCGCCAGCCCTTCAGCCTATTCGCTGATTTCGGACTGGTTCCCTCAGCGGCTGCGCGCCACGGCGCTCGCGATCTATTCTTCGGGCCTGTACATCGGCGGCGGGATATCGCTCGCCATTGGCGGATTGGTGGTCGAGAATTGGAACGAGACATTTCCAGACGGCGGACCGCTCGGTTTGGCCGGTTGGCAGGCGGCATTCATTGCAGTGGGCGTGCCTGGCTTGCTGCTGGCGATCTGGGTTGCCACATTGCGAGAGCCGGTACGCGGGGCAATAGACGGTATCCCCACGCCGGAAGAGCCGCATCCGTTTCGCGGTTTCGTACAGGAACTCTACACTGTAATCCCGCCATTTACCTTCGTTGGCGCGGCGAAGCGTGGACCCGTTGCCTTGGCGATTAATGTGACGGTTTTGCTTGCAGCGATTGGAGTCGCTTTCGGGCTGACGAACCTGCTCGATTCCGGTGAGGGCGTGCTTGTTTCCGCCATTACCGATCAGTGGTTGTTCTTGGCCGTCGGCTATTACGCAGTGTTCTGCTGGGCCAGCGCCTTGCGCAAGCGCGACTATCCAACTTTCGCGCTGACCTGGGGGTCGCCGGCCTTCTTGTGCACGGTTCTGGGATACGGGACCGTGGCCTTCATGGCCTATAGTGCATCCTATTGGGGCGCACCCTATGCAGAGCGGACCTTCGAGATTTCCAAGGCCGATCTGGGTTTCTGGCTGGGTGGCGGCGGCGCGGCGGGCGGCTTCCTTGGCGTCATTCTCGGGGGGCGGATGGCCGATTCGCTGTTTACCCGGTTCAAGTCCGGCCGAATTTGGGTGATCCTGTTCGGGCTGCTCTCGCCAGTGCCCTTCGCGATCGTCCAATACACTACCGAGAGTATCGTGCTGTTCATGATCTTGAACGTCGTGGTTGGTGCACTTGCGGCATCGGCGCTGGGCGCGGCCGCTGCGTCCAGCCAAGCTCTGGTCTTGCCGCGGATGCGCGGGCTTGCGACGGCCACCTTTTTCCTCGGGACCACTTTGGTGGGACTGGCCTTGGGCCCTTACACTGCGGGGTATGTGTCAGCACGGAATGATGCCGATTTGGGGATCGGTGTTCTCTCGACCCTGTGGATCGTGCCGGTCGGTCTCGTATTCCTGATCGCGGCGATCCGGCTGGTGCCACGCGCAATGGATACGCTCATCGAAAGAGCCCGCGCTGCCGGGGAATCGATCGCCTAGCCAGCAGAGTCCGGCAGATTACGTTCGTTTGAGAACACCGCACGCCACGCGCGAACCCGCTGCACCTGCTGGATCGGTGCGGTAGTCGTCCGGGCCTGCATGGATGACCACCGCCGTGCCGTCGGCATCGAACAACCAATCCATCACCTGATCGCGATTATTCTCCTCCAGGTCGATCGTAGCCGAAGCCGTCCCGTTGCTGCCCGCAACCAGATTGGGCAGATCGCCCAAATGCGGGCCTGCCGGGTCGAGTGTGCCGTGGCTCTTTCCGAGAGGGTTGAGATGACCACCGGCAGACTTGAAGTCCGGGGCGGTGCAAGCTCCGCTTGTATGCAGATGAAATCCGTGTGGCCCTTGAGAGAGGCCGGTAACCGCTACGGCCAGGGTCAGACTATCGCCAGATCCCAAGACCTGCACAGTTCCCGCAGGAATACCGTTGGCCAAGTTTAGCCGGGCCGTAGCCAGGCGCTCGGTCGGAAGATCGGCCACGCTCGTGCAGCTTGCCGTAGAGATGCTTGCGAGCAATCCAATCCCGCCCAAAATTCCGACCTTCATATTCGCTTACTCCTGAGGTTTGCAGAACAGGGTCTAAGGTAGCCATCAACCAAGGCCGCGCCAACCATTATGGCGGACACAAAAAAGGGGCCGGATCTCTCCGGCCCCTCTCTTAAGTCTTCGCTTACGCGAAAATTACATGCCCGAACCCGGACCGTAGGTGATTTCCACCCGGCGGTTCTGCAATTCGCGAACACCATCGGCGGTCGGGACGCGCAGTTGCGTTTCGCCGAATGCTTGGCTGGAAATCCGCATATCGGGAATTCCCCGGGCCGTGAGATATTCACGAACCGAAGAGTTACGACGTTCGGCCAAGCCTTCGTTGTAAGCCATCGAGCCCGAAGTATCGGTGTGACCTGCCAGCATGACCGCAGCAGTACCGCACTGAGCGTAAGCCGAGCGAGCATTGTCGAGGATGGTCGCAGCTTCCGGTGTGATATCCGACTGATCCCAGTTGAAGAACACGATGTACGGCCCACGATTGCACGGCGCGGGAGCCGGCGGCGGCGGAGGAGCCTGAACCACTGGCGGCGGCGGAGGTGCTACCGGCGGAGCCACGACAACCGGCGGCGGCGGCGGCGGACCACCGAAGTTGAAGGTCAGCGTACCGAGGATCGAGTGCGTACGCACCTTGTCTTCGATATCGCGGCCAGCGGCGTCGATCAGCTGCACATCGTCATGCGTAAACATGCGATACTTAAGGCCGACATCGATCGTTTCGGTCAGCGGAGCGCGAACACCAGCCAGAACCTGGTAAGCCAGGCCCGTATCCGAATCGTCCAGCGAGCGCGGCGTGGTGGTGTTCACCAACACGTCGTAATCCGTCCGAGCGACACCGATACCAGCACCGACGAAGCCCTGCAGGCCATCATCCGGACCGAAATCGAACAGGCCGTTCAGGAAAAAGCTGAGCGAGTTCGGATCACCATTTGCCGGGATCTGGCCCAGATTGGATGTAACTCCATTGGTGCCGGCCGGAACGCCAGTAGCGCCAGCACGCAGCGTATCCAGTTCCCACTCGCGGTAGCTAGCTTCCGCTTCCAGGCGGAACGCACCGAAGTCGTAACCAACGAGGCCGCCGAAGTCGTAACCGTAGTCCGAATCCAGTTCGAATGTGTCGATATTGTCGCCGTTGGCGTCCTGGATGTCGAAAGTATTATCTTCCGCGATCATTACACCGCCGTCGAGTTCGACATACCATTGACCATCACGAGCGATTGCTGGCGAAGCCAGGGCCGTGGAGGCCATCGCCATTCCTATGACGAGTTTCCGCATTATAAATTTCCCCTTATAGCGAAATTGAGTCACCGATTGGTGGAGTATCTAACTTTTCCCTCCAATGGAGGCAAGCGGGCATTCTCGGGAACTGTTGCATGAAAGCCTCTGTTTGGGAGTGCTTTTGTATTATTGTTTCCGAAAATCCCCTCCTGGTTAGGCGCAAACGTTCCCAACAGGTGTTAGTTCCCATCAAACGGTCGGAAAAATCCCCGCTTTCCTGAGGGTTTCGATCAAAAGTCCGAGTGTCTCGCGAGCTTCGTTGTCTACCGTGGTGCCGGCTGTCGGCAGTTCGGGTGGTTGGGCCGATTGCCAGCTGCCAGCGGCAAAATGCAAAAACTGGCGCGAGGATCGATTGAAAACCCGCATTCCCTCCTGCGCCGCGGTAAAGACCCACACGCCGGCTTGACGACTGGCCAAGGCAAGATCTTGTCCCGCCCAATCACCCGTAGCGTTTGCTGAAACCAACCAAGCCTGACCATCTTGCGGAGCTGCGGGCGCGCTTGCCCGCTCCCCTTCGACCGCCGGATGAAGGAGCGCGTCGGACAGGGCGTGCGCCTGATTGACGTAAAACTCCTTTTGCGTCTGACCGGCGAACAAGAGGGGAAGTCCGAAGCGGGGGGAGGAGGATGTAAAGGTGATCGGCAGGGACATGATTGTTAGCTTTCGTTTATTTGCGAAGAGGCGGTCAGACGATGGTTGTCAGCAGCAGAGCGCGAGATTTGGCGTGACTGCCAACCTGCCGGACCCATAAGGATTGGCCAGAGTGAGCGGCACGAAGCTCGCTCATTTCGTCCGCACCGAGATGCAGCGAAGGCTGGCTGACTTGCCATGATCTCGCGGGGCTCTCGACCGCTCCGAGGCCGACCAAATACGCTTCGGATTGCTCGACCAATGGCGCGTCAACCTCGTCGGGCCAGTCCCATGCACCGCGCGCGCGCCTTGTCCATCGCAGATCGAGGCTGCCGTCATTCAAAGCGCAAGCAAATGGATGCACCGGGGCTAGCGGCCGCAAGGTAGCGCCCGGATCGGCAATCGTGGCGAATACCGGTTCCCTGTCACTATTCCCGATAGCAGCAAGAGTGCTATCCGCCATCGCCGGAACTTCCAGCGGGTCGAGCGGGATCAGGGTGTTGTCGAGCAGCACTGCCCTTTCGCCGATGGGATGGCCTGATTGCGCAAAATACTCTGTACCGCCGCGCCCGCGCAGCAAGCCGGAGAGCCGCCAGCGCAGCGTGTTGGTCTGCGTCGCAACGGCGAATTGCAGAACTTCGCTGCCAATGAGCAAGCGGTTGGCGCCTCTTGCAAGGCCGATCATCGTGGTCGAGGAAAAGCCTGTGTCGGGCGCTGCCACATCTACGCTGATGGATGCGCCAGGATCGAACAGCATGGATGGTGAGGGTGGCAGGGCGTTCGCCAGTTTGCCGAGCGTGCTGCGAACCCGTCCGGTGGTCGTCAGCGGTTGCAACTCGCCGCCGATGTCGGTGAAGATCGATGCGCCATTCCAGCCCGGGCCGCCCGCGCTCGCCGCTGCAAATATTGCCCGCGTATCGCTTGCCCCGATTCCGTCCCAGGGCAATTCGAACGCCTCGAGAAAGGTTTCGCGGGACAGGTCGTCCAGCGGCGGTAGCGCTTGCCCTGCGTCGGCAGATAGCTGCGCGGCCCCGATGGGGGGCAAGCGGTCGAGTTCGAGCTCCACTCCGCGCGTACGCCATTCCCAGCTGGCAATCCGCCAATGGCCGGGAACGCCGGGCACCCTGACTATCGTGCCCGGGCCAAGTGCCGGGTCGAGTTCGGCGAGCCTCCACGAAAGACGCTCGCGCCTCCAGGAAGCGCGCTGGGCCGCTGCGCTTACCAACCCGCGCGCCGAACCGGCGTCGAGAGATCCGGGAAATTCGAGTATTCGGCTGCGGCCGGGCGGATGCCGACCTTCGGCGCGTTGCAGGCCGGGCTGGTAATCCCGGCTGGTATCGTAATAGCGCAGCCCCTGAGGGCGATCCTGCTCGTCGGCGTCGCGTTGGCGATTGCGCCCGCTTGGCCCGCCAAAATCCCCTTCTTCCCAAGCCGAAGCGGCGGGAGGCAACGTAACCGGATCACCGGCATGCTGTCTGGCATCCGAAAGGGTCAGGCGATCCCCACCCGCATCGATAGCCAACGGATAGACCTGATCGATAGTCGCGAGCGACGCGGAAAGCGGCCCGCCATCGAAGCTGAAACCGGTGAGTTCGGGGAAAGCGAGATCACTTTGGCTGTCCCCGATCAACGGGGTCACCATCTGGGCGAGTTCGATGGAACCATCGTCGGCGACCACTTCGAATGTAAGAGCGGGAATACGGTTGCCGAACTCGGCCAATTGCAAATCTTCGAAAACGACATAGGCGCAACCGCGAAAGGCGGGGCAAGTAGCCCCTTCACTTCCAGCGATCAGCGGATCGGGCATTTGATCCCGGCGGCCGGAATGGATGCGCAGCGTCCCGCCAACCTTCAGGTCCCCAGCTTCACCGCGCAGCAGATTGCCATCGGCCCAGATCTGGCGCAGATCGCCGATGGGTCGGCTGGCAAGCGCAACCGCGAAGCTGGTGGAATAGGAGAAGGTGGTGGTCTTCGGCTTGCCCTTGCCGCCGCTGCTTTCGCGGCTTTCGGCTAAATCGGTCGCCCAAATGATAGTCCCCGGCGCGCGGACACGGCCATGATGCCGCGACAGCGGCTGGCCATAGCTGGACGTGGTGATGGCCAGCTCTTTCAGCCGGGGGCCTTCGGCGCTTCCATTGCCGAAAATGGCATTGTCGATCTGGCTACCGGCAAAGGCGCCGATGGCGCTGCCGATCGGTCCGCCGATCGCGGATCCTACCGTGGACAAAATGAGAGTTGCCATGATTATCGCGCTTTCAAAACGATGATTGGTGCCGCCACTGCCGAACAATCGGCCAGCTGGGGTCCAGCCAGGCTGCGACGACTTTGCGCAGCCCGGCATGGGCGTGGATGAAGCCGCCTTGCGGTCCGGCAACAAGTAGATGGAATTGTGCGGGACCAGGGCGGACCATCACGATATCACCAGGTTGCCGAGGCCCCGTTGAGCTACGCAGGCCTGATGCCGGAGCAAACCCCAGATAATGGCCAACATCGGTCGTACGTATCGCGTAACCGCAGGGTGCGCTGACGCGATGGCCGGCCTGTTTCAAAGCCTGCGCCACTAGGCCAATGCAATCCAGGCCGAAACGCGGATCGCGTCCGTGGAGCCGGAAAGGTGTTCCGATCAGGCTTTCGGCCTCTCTGGCGATTGCCAGGCCCGGGGCGCTCATTGCGCTCCCGGGCGGCGGGTCAGCAGATCGTTGCCGGGCAAATACGGCTCGCCCTGGAAGTTCACGCCATTGCCGAACCGATCCCTGCAGGTTGCAAATGTATGGTCGCAGCCCTCGCGCAATTCGGCGCGCATGCCGGGAACCAGCGCAGGATCGAGCACCGGATCCAGCACCAGGCCAGCGGCATCGGCGCTCAGGATATCGAAGCGCAACCCGGCCTGCGGTCCATCGATCCAGCGCAAGGACCCCGCTGCGAAGCGGGCCGGTTGGTCATGTGCGAATTGCACGGCGTTGGCCGAATGATCGATGGCGGTTGCCGC comes from Alteripontixanthobacter sp. and encodes:
- a CDS encoding aspartate aminotransferase family protein, which produces MSITPLMPVYPRCGVRPVSGDHCHLIDEDGTRYLDFASGIAVNLLGHSHKGLIGAIQRQAEQLMHVSNLYGSPQGEHLAQRLVNLTFADTVFFTNSGAEAVEAAIKTARAYHQHEDGDANRTDLITFTMAFHGRTMATISASNQSKMHQGFKPLLEGFQYCEFDDLEAVKALIGPKTAGFLIEPIQGEGGIRPASQEFMQGLRALADEHDLMLVLDEVQCGVARTGKFYAHEHYGIEPDILASAKGIGGGFPFGACLATEKAARGMGFGTHGSTYGGNPLAMAAGEAVLDAVGNDEFLAEVTEKGERIRSRLEQFIGNYPDLFELVRGTGLMLGIKMKVESRPFFVHLRENHQLLTVAAGDNTLRVLPPLVVGDAEIDEFFDKLSAGAASYIVPGPA
- the argF gene encoding ornithine carbamoyltransferase; the protein is MTDLRHFIDLSDAGADGLAAILDEAYARKQARAGWPKGKVDTDRPLDGRVLAMIFEKSSTRTRVSFDMAMRQLGGSALILDSGTTQLGRGESIADTARVLSRMVDAIMIRTDDHAKAQELARHASVPVINGLTDRSHPCQIAADLQTILEQGKTLPGLELGWFGDGNNVLHSVLEAAGLFKFNVRVATPTGFEPDAEFVEMARSGGARITLTDNAATAAAGADVLVTDTWVSMGQENVASKLAAMEPFRVDEALMAVAGPEAIFLHCLPAHVGDEVSEAVFEGPQSRVFDEAENRIHAQKAILRWCFGQIG
- a CDS encoding Hsp33 family molecular chaperone HslO codes for the protein MTETTQTRESGETAETYADNVLSFTLPARNARGRVVRLDRLVDEILAAHDYPPAITHLLAEALVLAALLGSLQKADGAQMTMQAQTRGGIVKLLVCDYREGELRGYVDFDQNRLADLGANPPLAALFGEGYLAITFDRAEKGGRYQGIVPLEGETLAAACQSYFMQSEQVPTLIRVAVASGDGGCQAGGLLVQHLAEGEEGRERLHTKIDHPEWEHVAVLAGSTSHDELLDSELSLEAIVWRLFHEENEVRVQQPVGLIRGCRCTLSHYEDVIARFAPAERDEMRKEAGAIVVDCAFCSREFTLAA
- the queC gene encoding 7-cyano-7-deazaguanine synthase QueC codes for the protein MAPSATTDQKPAVVLLSGGLDSMVTAALAREQGFALQALTIDYNQRHRRELTAANLIAEKLGAARHVILPLDLSRFGGSALTDDIAVPKGGVGDDIPVTYVPARNLVFLALTAAFAEASGSSDIFIGVNALDYSGYPDCRPEFIASFAETARLGTKAGIEGAPFTIHAPLQMLGKADIAKETMRLGLDPSWSWSCYDPDPSGIACGLCDSCRLRRQGFEDANIQDATLYAA
- a CDS encoding MFS transporter encodes the protein MTQTNSEPQAGANSTPAIPDPNAPVPRYSWYALSVLVVIYILNFIDRQILSILANDIKADLGVDDAYLGFLYGTAFAIFYALFGIPLGKLADSWNRVRLMTVGLTVWSAMTAFSGFAQNAATLTVARIGVGVGEATASPSAYSLISDWFPQRLRATALAIYSSGLYIGGGISLAIGGLVVENWNETFPDGGPLGLAGWQAAFIAVGVPGLLLAIWVATLREPVRGAIDGIPTPEEPHPFRGFVQELYTVIPPFTFVGAAKRGPVALAINVTVLLAAIGVAFGLTNLLDSGEGVLVSAITDQWLFLAVGYYAVFCWASALRKRDYPTFALTWGSPAFLCTVLGYGTVAFMAYSASYWGAPYAERTFEISKADLGFWLGGGGAAGGFLGVILGGRMADSLFTRFKSGRIWVILFGLLSPVPFAIVQYTTESIVLFMILNVVVGALAASALGAAAASSQALVLPRMRGLATATFFLGTTLVGLALGPYTAGYVSARNDADLGIGVLSTLWIVPVGLVFLIAAIRLVPRAMDTLIERARAAGESIA
- a CDS encoding superoxide dismutase family protein; the protein is MKVGILGGIGLLASISTASCTSVADLPTERLATARLNLANGIPAGTVQVLGSGDSLTLAVAVTGLSQGPHGFHLHTSGACTAPDFKSAGGHLNPLGKSHGTLDPAGPHLGDLPNLVAGSNGTASATIDLEENNRDQVMDWLFDADGTAVVIHAGPDDYRTDPAGAAGSRVACGVLKRT
- a CDS encoding OmpA family protein → MRKLVIGMAMASTALASPAIARDGQWYVELDGGVMIAEDNTFDIQDANGDNIDTFELDSDYGYDFGGLVGYDFGAFRLEAEASYREWELDTLRAGATGVPAGTNGVTSNLGQIPANGDPNSLSFFLNGLFDFGPDDGLQGFVGAGIGVARTDYDVLVNTTTPRSLDDSDTGLAYQVLAGVRAPLTETIDVGLKYRMFTHDDVQLIDAAGRDIEDKVRTHSILGTLTFNFGGPPPPPPVVVAPPVAPPPPPVVQAPPPPPAPAPCNRGPYIVFFNWDQSDITPEAATILDNARSAYAQCGTAAVMLAGHTDTSGSMAYNEGLAERRNSSVREYLTARGIPDMRISSQAFGETQLRVPTADGVRELQNRRVEITYGPGSGM
- a CDS encoding DUF2793 domain-containing protein; this encodes MSLPITFTSSSPRFGLPLLFAGQTQKEFYVNQAHALSDALLHPAVEGERASAPAAPQDGQAWLVSANATGDWAGQDLALASRQAGVWVFTAAQEGMRVFNRSSRQFLHFAAGSWQSAQPPELPTAGTTVDNEARETLGLLIETLRKAGIFPTV
- a CDS encoding phage tail protein — its product is MATLILSTVGSAIGGPIGSAIGAFAGSQIDNAIFGNGSAEGPRLKELAITTSSYGQPLSRHHGRVRAPGTIIWATDLAESRESSGGKGKPKTTTFSYSTSFAVALASRPIGDLRQIWADGNLLRGEAGDLKVGGTLRIHSGRRDQMPDPLIAGSEGATCPAFRGCAYVVFEDLQLAEFGNRIPALTFEVVADDGSIELAQMVTPLIGDSQSDLAFPELTGFSFDGGPLSASLATIDQVYPLAIDAGGDRLTLSDARQHAGDPVTLPPAASAWEEGDFGGPSGRNRQRDADEQDRPQGLRYYDTSRDYQPGLQRAEGRHPPGRSRILEFPGSLDAGSARGLVSAAAQRASWRRERLSWRLAELDPALGPGTIVRVPGVPGHWRIASWEWRTRGVELELDRLPPIGAAQLSADAGQALPPLDDLSRETFLEAFELPWDGIGASDTRAIFAAASAGGPGWNGASIFTDIGGELQPLTTTGRVRSTLGKLANALPPSPSMLFDPGASISVDVAAPDTGFSSTTMIGLARGANRLLIGSEVLQFAVATQTNTLRWRLSGLLRGRGGTEYFAQSGHPIGERAVLLDNTLIPLDPLEVPAMADSTLAAIGNSDREPVFATIADPGATLRPLAPVHPFACALNDGSLDLRWTRRARGAWDWPDEVDAPLVEQSEAYLVGLGAVESPARSWQVSQPSLHLGADEMSELRAAHSGQSLWVRQVGSHAKSRALLLTTIV
- a CDS encoding peptidoglycan endopeptidase encodes the protein MSAPGLAIAREAESLIGTPFRLHGRDPRFGLDCIGLVAQALKQAGHRVSAPCGYAIRTTDVGHYLGFAPASGLRSSTGPRQPGDIVMVRPGPAQFHLLVAGPQGGFIHAHAGLRKVVAAWLDPSWPIVRQWRHQSSF